In Eupeodes corollae chromosome 3, idEupCoro1.1, whole genome shotgun sequence, a single genomic region encodes these proteins:
- the LOC129951069 gene encoding uncharacterized protein LOC129951069 isoform X1 yields the protein MEDIEYLEEYEDFILPKTLNYSEEFPVNTIEGDLLNEPCNNFETDIPADGLACNDNMSHCSPLTNPKTTKNNLIKIINSEVLRAPAQVDNFNKGPSSATSITQHPQYRYERQNASFLDRITQNSTLQRLDKYKSVATVKPTLQQTKTFKLSSISPPFVPTDAKFQTISNLDCISKLDGNVSNKVIEDDSFLDYAVEKHAVDDFSMEFNLDTAEISDICSDSLNFSDDYNEDIFGLETLLSSEDTKKQKCKRKNMNDTVSKAEYKKFKYGSSFNSSKEVQKSGKHKSADNFTSKSSINQKQLKGNPTNVEKKKSQLSFEKKKISSSGKLVVKKNGKKFLFPDRSKFSLKKMTSSTNHEDETQSSLTTKIIDAVPQVKTILNTGETNMSQVNNSCTFKNNNQQKSPIEKSTNIKSPKNPDTELLKGKDKVIFSSPKNMKRIDSETPIHHHQSQTTPIKSTGISFGHFSLKSIKPPSNLKVKEIPLKPPLALPNSESNVTKNQFEDKVNKRLIEPAKCVSNPEKNIAVVLQENPHPTNDLSSKGSTEKETCEHNEPVSSSNNKDKLLKTSENILDSSYSKKDTSLEKVVSQKISNDKNGNTNVENINERNLREKCLENFGSKTNVTHQIVNETFHWLDTSLKYCSNGNKLDAETSTTKDIALETQSKDLDSALVTKENSLDNNVQITPKKVTEILNSNNAIETFFSTENNHKEKNCLKTNVPEKKNLVQEAKNLLDCNLSTKDSSISAERTGSKSPTKHHERKYGKQSNRDRVTEKCLENINKFLLNSSGPKIPQNTEMVNNEKPQQEHLFEQRGFDIRLSKNIVAKLLKSAKTCLNLEPPKLLDESKKVSTKSDVLITGTTIPDSTLKTSQRLSTDSADNTAIKTKGKRGRKKKATHVNTLDQSNIKPPPLVPDSTENISSKTSCLSDHITCEKQSVQNVSSGLDNDRIPSLRTENLTKDDPKVYQNIEVTSNRKEQNSVQKSPCNVSNQPKVSPLPTSAENTNIENNKEESSPTNKNTRLLKPKDKSQSKQSEVTEIVKEKELCLRKDCTSESNPVALAENCISFQNPAPQKSTKAPCDVEIVEPKKENNDDTGVLQFRPPTNLLSNDSFLNKIKLNVSPEINITDSNGFTSSTNSFGPDQNNPKFKIFELPAFIVMKTKIITRKDLEINKTFVPPVIKQDTESESGVQESVVKNERPEFSSVCARINSLLEQNANYLKFASGSERLTRMNDVLGDYSLSLEDANCTLKFLQSYLSSGPRDKAIKTRGQQFIPIYDSQKKIIGYRKRTIHVKPLSSRRSSRRTAKVTAQSAMSVTTVNLNRNSDTELPPKIEPELDVGESELIVPDTSPANDVCIKNEEDK from the exons ATGGAAGACATTGAATATTTAGAAGAATATGAAGATTTCATATTACCTA aaacactTAACTACTCAGAAGAATTTCCTGTAAATACAATTGAAGGAGATTTATTAAATGAACCATGCAACAATTTTG AAACTGACATACCAGCGGATGGTCTAGCATGCAACGATAACATGTCACATTGTTCGCCTTTGACAAAccctaaaacaacaaaaaacaacttgaTTAAAATT ATTAACTCTGAAGTACTAAGAGCACCTGCACAAGTTGACAATTTTAACAAAG GACCATCCTCAGCCACTTCAATTACACAACATCCACAATATAGATATGAAAGACAAAATGCATCATTTCTTGATCGTATAACACAAAACTCTACTTTACAGAGGCTAGATAAATATAAGAGTGTTGCTACTGTTAAACCAACTCTTCAGCAGACT aaaacatttaaattgtctTCAATAAGTCCTCCCTTTGTCCCAACTGAtgctaaatttcaaactatatCAAATTTGGATTGTATCTCGAAGCTCGATGGCAATGTTTCTAATAAAG TTATAGAAGATGATTCATTTCTTGACTACGCTGTTGAAAAACATGCAGTTGATGATTTCTCAATGGAATTTAACTTGGATACGGCGGAAATATCTGATATTTGTTCGGATTCATTGAATT TTTCAGATGACTACAATGAGGATATTTTTGGTTTGGAGACACTTTTGTCATCTGAAGACACTAAAAAACAGAAATGTAAGAGAAAAAATATGAATGACACTGTATCAAAAGCGGagtataagaaatttaaatatggcAGTAGTTTCAATTCATCCAAGGAAGTACAAAAATCag GTAAACATAAATCGGCTGATAACTTCACCAGTAAATCTTCAATAAATCAGAAGCAGCTAAAAGGCAATCCcacaaatgttgagaaaaagaaaagtcaattgtcatttgaaaagaaaaaaattagctCAAGTGGGAAGctagttgttaaaaaaaacggcAAGAAGTTTCTATTTCCAGATAGATCTAAATTCTCACTTAAAAAAATGACTAGTTCAACTAATCACGAAGATGAAACTCAAAGTTCTTTAACAACTAAAATAATTGATGCTGTTCCGCAAGTTAAAACCATTCTTAATACAGGAGAAACAAATATGAGCCAAGTCAATAATTCAtgtacttttaaaaacaacaatcaaCAGAAGAGTCCTATTGAAAAATCGACAAATATAAAGTCGCCAAAAAATCCTGACACGGAATTACTGAAAGGAAAAGATAAAGTTATATTTTCAAGTCCGAAAAATATGAAGAGAATCGATTCAGAAACACccattcatcatcatcaaagcCAAACAACGCCTATCAAGAGCACCGGTATATCATTTGGACATTTTAGTCTAAAGTCAATTAAGCCACCTAGCAATCTCAAAGTAAAAGAAATACCTCTAAAACCGCCATTAGCTCTGCCGAATTCTGAAAGTAACGtcactaaaaatcaatttgaggacaaagtaaataaaagattGATTGAACCGGCAAAATGCGTAAGCAATCCAgagaaaaatattgctgttgttTTACAAGAAAATCCACATCCAACAAATGACCTTTCATCAAAAGGTAGCACTGAGAAAGAAACTTGTGAACATAATGAGCCGGTCTCAAGTTCCAATAACaaagataaacttttaaaaacctcGGAAAATATTTTAGATAGTTCATATAGTAAAAAAGATACTTCTTTagaaaaagttgtaagtcaaaaaatatcaaatgacaaaaatggaaacacgaatgttgaaaatataaacgAGCGAAACCTAAGAGAAAAATGCCTTGAAAATTTTGGTAGTAAAACTAACGTTACACACCAAATAGTAAATGAAACTTTTCATTGGCTTGATACTAGTTTGAAATATTGCTCAAATGGAAATAAACTTGACGCAGAAACTAGTACAACTAAAGACATAGCTCTGGAAACGCAGTCCAAGGATTTAGATAGTGCACTTGTTACAAAGGAAAATTCTCTAGACAACAATGTACAAATAACACCCAAAAAAGTTACCGAAATTCTAAATTCTAATAAcgcaattgaaacatttttttcaacggAAAATAATCATAAAGAAAAGAactgtttaaaaacaaatgtgcCTGAGAAAAAGAATTTGGTACAAGAAGCAAAGAATCTCTTAGATTGTAATCTAAGTACCAAAGACAGTTCTATATCAGCAGAAAGAACTGGAAGCAAAAGTCCAACCAAACATCATGAACGGAAATATGGTAAACAATCTAATAGAGATCGCGTGACGGAAAAATGCttagaaaacataaataagTTTCTGTTGAATTCAAGTGGTCCCAAAATTCCACAAAATACAGAAATG GTAAATAACGAAAAACCACAACAGGAACATTTATTTGAGCAGCGTGGTTTTGACATTAGACTgagtaaaaatattgttgcaaaaCTGTTGAAATCCGCTAAAACCTGCTTAAATCTGGAACCACCTAAATTATTGGATGAATCAAAAAAAGTTTCTACCAAATCAGATGTTTTGATCACGGGAACTACTATTCCTGATTCTACACTAAAAACTTCACAACGGCTTTCTACAGATTCAGCTGATAACACAGCGATAAAAACCAAAGGAAAGAGAGGAAGGAAGAAAAAAGCCACCCACGTAAACACATTAGATCAAAGTAATATAAAGCCCCCTCCTTTGGTGCCCGATTCTACAGAAAATATCAGTTCAAAAACATCGTGCCTATCCGATCACATAACTTGTGAAAAACAAAGTGTACAAAACGTATCAAGTGGCTTGGACAACGATAGAATACCTTCTTTGAGAACGGAAAACCTGACAAAGGATGATCCAAAAgtatatcaaaatattgaagtaaCTTCTAATAGAAAAGAACAGAACAGTGTTCAAAAGTCGCCTTGCAATGTTTCCAATCAACCGAAAGTGTCGCCATTACCAACCTCTGCAGAGAACacgaatattgaaaataacaaagaagAAAGTTCAcccacaaataaaaatactagaTTACTTAAACCAAAGGACAAAAGCCAATCTAAACAAAGCGAGGTCACTGAAATTGTAAAAGAAAAGGAACTTTGTTTAAGAAAAG ATTGCACGTCAGAGTCAAATCCAGTAGCACTTGCAGAAAATTGTATATCGTTTCAAAATCCAGCCCCACAAAAAAGTACAAAAGCCCCTTGCGATGTTGAAATTGTGGaaccaaagaaagaaaataatgatGACACTGGTGTTCTACAATTCAGGCCACCGACAAATCTTTTATCAAATGATTCTTttctgaataaaattaaattaaatgtcagcCCTGAAATAAATATCACAGATTCAAATGGCTTCACAAGTTCAACAAACTCATTCGGACCCGACCAAAATAATccgaagtttaaaatttttgagctTCCGGCATTTATTGTgatgaaaactaaaattataaccAGAAAAGATTTGgaaattaacaaaacatttgTACCTCCGGTTATTAAGCAAGATACCGAATCTGAGAGTGGAGTACAAGAGTCCGTTGTAAAAAACGAACGTCCCGAGTTTAGTTCTGTTTGTGCGCGAATAAATTCGCTTCTTGAACAGAAtgcaaattacttaaaatttgcCTCCGGGTCTGAGAGATTAACTCGAATGAATGATGTTCTGGGTGATTATTCATTGTCTTTGGAAGATGCTAATTGCACTTTGAAGTTTTTGCAATCATATTTGTCCTCTGGGCCAAGGGACAAAGCAATTAAAACAAGAGGCCAGCAATTCATACCTATTTACGATAGTCAAAAAAAGATAATCGGATATAGAAAAAGAACAATACATGTCAAGCCTTTATCTTCCCGAAGAAGTTCTAGAAGAACTGCAAAGGTAACTGCTCAGTCCGCAATGTCAGTTACAACAGTAAATCTCAATCGAAATTCTGACACAGAACTCCCACCGAAAATTGAACCGGAATTGGATGTCGGTGAAAGCGAGCTCATAGTTCCAGATACATCACCTGCCAATGAcgtttgtattaaaaatgaagaagataaataa
- the LOC129951069 gene encoding uncharacterized protein LOC129951069 isoform X2: MEDIEYLEEYEDFILPKTLNYSEEFPVNTIEGDLLNEPCNNFETDIPADGLACNDNMSHCSPLTNPKTTKNNLIKIINSEVLRAPAQVDNFNKGPSSATSITQHPQYRYERQNASFLDRITQNSTLQRLDKYKSVATVKPTLQQTKTFKLSSISPPFVPTDAKFQTISNLDCISKLDGNVSNKEDDSFLDYAVEKHAVDDFSMEFNLDTAEISDICSDSLNFSDDYNEDIFGLETLLSSEDTKKQKCKRKNMNDTVSKAEYKKFKYGSSFNSSKEVQKSGKHKSADNFTSKSSINQKQLKGNPTNVEKKKSQLSFEKKKISSSGKLVVKKNGKKFLFPDRSKFSLKKMTSSTNHEDETQSSLTTKIIDAVPQVKTILNTGETNMSQVNNSCTFKNNNQQKSPIEKSTNIKSPKNPDTELLKGKDKVIFSSPKNMKRIDSETPIHHHQSQTTPIKSTGISFGHFSLKSIKPPSNLKVKEIPLKPPLALPNSESNVTKNQFEDKVNKRLIEPAKCVSNPEKNIAVVLQENPHPTNDLSSKGSTEKETCEHNEPVSSSNNKDKLLKTSENILDSSYSKKDTSLEKVVSQKISNDKNGNTNVENINERNLREKCLENFGSKTNVTHQIVNETFHWLDTSLKYCSNGNKLDAETSTTKDIALETQSKDLDSALVTKENSLDNNVQITPKKVTEILNSNNAIETFFSTENNHKEKNCLKTNVPEKKNLVQEAKNLLDCNLSTKDSSISAERTGSKSPTKHHERKYGKQSNRDRVTEKCLENINKFLLNSSGPKIPQNTEMVNNEKPQQEHLFEQRGFDIRLSKNIVAKLLKSAKTCLNLEPPKLLDESKKVSTKSDVLITGTTIPDSTLKTSQRLSTDSADNTAIKTKGKRGRKKKATHVNTLDQSNIKPPPLVPDSTENISSKTSCLSDHITCEKQSVQNVSSGLDNDRIPSLRTENLTKDDPKVYQNIEVTSNRKEQNSVQKSPCNVSNQPKVSPLPTSAENTNIENNKEESSPTNKNTRLLKPKDKSQSKQSEVTEIVKEKELCLRKDCTSESNPVALAENCISFQNPAPQKSTKAPCDVEIVEPKKENNDDTGVLQFRPPTNLLSNDSFLNKIKLNVSPEINITDSNGFTSSTNSFGPDQNNPKFKIFELPAFIVMKTKIITRKDLEINKTFVPPVIKQDTESESGVQESVVKNERPEFSSVCARINSLLEQNANYLKFASGSERLTRMNDVLGDYSLSLEDANCTLKFLQSYLSSGPRDKAIKTRGQQFIPIYDSQKKIIGYRKRTIHVKPLSSRRSSRRTAKVTAQSAMSVTTVNLNRNSDTELPPKIEPELDVGESELIVPDTSPANDVCIKNEEDK; the protein is encoded by the exons ATGGAAGACATTGAATATTTAGAAGAATATGAAGATTTCATATTACCTA aaacactTAACTACTCAGAAGAATTTCCTGTAAATACAATTGAAGGAGATTTATTAAATGAACCATGCAACAATTTTG AAACTGACATACCAGCGGATGGTCTAGCATGCAACGATAACATGTCACATTGTTCGCCTTTGACAAAccctaaaacaacaaaaaacaacttgaTTAAAATT ATTAACTCTGAAGTACTAAGAGCACCTGCACAAGTTGACAATTTTAACAAAG GACCATCCTCAGCCACTTCAATTACACAACATCCACAATATAGATATGAAAGACAAAATGCATCATTTCTTGATCGTATAACACAAAACTCTACTTTACAGAGGCTAGATAAATATAAGAGTGTTGCTACTGTTAAACCAACTCTTCAGCAGACT aaaacatttaaattgtctTCAATAAGTCCTCCCTTTGTCCCAACTGAtgctaaatttcaaactatatCAAATTTGGATTGTATCTCGAAGCTCGATGGCAATGTTTCTAATAAAG AAGATGATTCATTTCTTGACTACGCTGTTGAAAAACATGCAGTTGATGATTTCTCAATGGAATTTAACTTGGATACGGCGGAAATATCTGATATTTGTTCGGATTCATTGAATT TTTCAGATGACTACAATGAGGATATTTTTGGTTTGGAGACACTTTTGTCATCTGAAGACACTAAAAAACAGAAATGTAAGAGAAAAAATATGAATGACACTGTATCAAAAGCGGagtataagaaatttaaatatggcAGTAGTTTCAATTCATCCAAGGAAGTACAAAAATCag GTAAACATAAATCGGCTGATAACTTCACCAGTAAATCTTCAATAAATCAGAAGCAGCTAAAAGGCAATCCcacaaatgttgagaaaaagaaaagtcaattgtcatttgaaaagaaaaaaattagctCAAGTGGGAAGctagttgttaaaaaaaacggcAAGAAGTTTCTATTTCCAGATAGATCTAAATTCTCACTTAAAAAAATGACTAGTTCAACTAATCACGAAGATGAAACTCAAAGTTCTTTAACAACTAAAATAATTGATGCTGTTCCGCAAGTTAAAACCATTCTTAATACAGGAGAAACAAATATGAGCCAAGTCAATAATTCAtgtacttttaaaaacaacaatcaaCAGAAGAGTCCTATTGAAAAATCGACAAATATAAAGTCGCCAAAAAATCCTGACACGGAATTACTGAAAGGAAAAGATAAAGTTATATTTTCAAGTCCGAAAAATATGAAGAGAATCGATTCAGAAACACccattcatcatcatcaaagcCAAACAACGCCTATCAAGAGCACCGGTATATCATTTGGACATTTTAGTCTAAAGTCAATTAAGCCACCTAGCAATCTCAAAGTAAAAGAAATACCTCTAAAACCGCCATTAGCTCTGCCGAATTCTGAAAGTAACGtcactaaaaatcaatttgaggacaaagtaaataaaagattGATTGAACCGGCAAAATGCGTAAGCAATCCAgagaaaaatattgctgttgttTTACAAGAAAATCCACATCCAACAAATGACCTTTCATCAAAAGGTAGCACTGAGAAAGAAACTTGTGAACATAATGAGCCGGTCTCAAGTTCCAATAACaaagataaacttttaaaaacctcGGAAAATATTTTAGATAGTTCATATAGTAAAAAAGATACTTCTTTagaaaaagttgtaagtcaaaaaatatcaaatgacaaaaatggaaacacgaatgttgaaaatataaacgAGCGAAACCTAAGAGAAAAATGCCTTGAAAATTTTGGTAGTAAAACTAACGTTACACACCAAATAGTAAATGAAACTTTTCATTGGCTTGATACTAGTTTGAAATATTGCTCAAATGGAAATAAACTTGACGCAGAAACTAGTACAACTAAAGACATAGCTCTGGAAACGCAGTCCAAGGATTTAGATAGTGCACTTGTTACAAAGGAAAATTCTCTAGACAACAATGTACAAATAACACCCAAAAAAGTTACCGAAATTCTAAATTCTAATAAcgcaattgaaacatttttttcaacggAAAATAATCATAAAGAAAAGAactgtttaaaaacaaatgtgcCTGAGAAAAAGAATTTGGTACAAGAAGCAAAGAATCTCTTAGATTGTAATCTAAGTACCAAAGACAGTTCTATATCAGCAGAAAGAACTGGAAGCAAAAGTCCAACCAAACATCATGAACGGAAATATGGTAAACAATCTAATAGAGATCGCGTGACGGAAAAATGCttagaaaacataaataagTTTCTGTTGAATTCAAGTGGTCCCAAAATTCCACAAAATACAGAAATG GTAAATAACGAAAAACCACAACAGGAACATTTATTTGAGCAGCGTGGTTTTGACATTAGACTgagtaaaaatattgttgcaaaaCTGTTGAAATCCGCTAAAACCTGCTTAAATCTGGAACCACCTAAATTATTGGATGAATCAAAAAAAGTTTCTACCAAATCAGATGTTTTGATCACGGGAACTACTATTCCTGATTCTACACTAAAAACTTCACAACGGCTTTCTACAGATTCAGCTGATAACACAGCGATAAAAACCAAAGGAAAGAGAGGAAGGAAGAAAAAAGCCACCCACGTAAACACATTAGATCAAAGTAATATAAAGCCCCCTCCTTTGGTGCCCGATTCTACAGAAAATATCAGTTCAAAAACATCGTGCCTATCCGATCACATAACTTGTGAAAAACAAAGTGTACAAAACGTATCAAGTGGCTTGGACAACGATAGAATACCTTCTTTGAGAACGGAAAACCTGACAAAGGATGATCCAAAAgtatatcaaaatattgaagtaaCTTCTAATAGAAAAGAACAGAACAGTGTTCAAAAGTCGCCTTGCAATGTTTCCAATCAACCGAAAGTGTCGCCATTACCAACCTCTGCAGAGAACacgaatattgaaaataacaaagaagAAAGTTCAcccacaaataaaaatactagaTTACTTAAACCAAAGGACAAAAGCCAATCTAAACAAAGCGAGGTCACTGAAATTGTAAAAGAAAAGGAACTTTGTTTAAGAAAAG ATTGCACGTCAGAGTCAAATCCAGTAGCACTTGCAGAAAATTGTATATCGTTTCAAAATCCAGCCCCACAAAAAAGTACAAAAGCCCCTTGCGATGTTGAAATTGTGGaaccaaagaaagaaaataatgatGACACTGGTGTTCTACAATTCAGGCCACCGACAAATCTTTTATCAAATGATTCTTttctgaataaaattaaattaaatgtcagcCCTGAAATAAATATCACAGATTCAAATGGCTTCACAAGTTCAACAAACTCATTCGGACCCGACCAAAATAATccgaagtttaaaatttttgagctTCCGGCATTTATTGTgatgaaaactaaaattataaccAGAAAAGATTTGgaaattaacaaaacatttgTACCTCCGGTTATTAAGCAAGATACCGAATCTGAGAGTGGAGTACAAGAGTCCGTTGTAAAAAACGAACGTCCCGAGTTTAGTTCTGTTTGTGCGCGAATAAATTCGCTTCTTGAACAGAAtgcaaattacttaaaatttgcCTCCGGGTCTGAGAGATTAACTCGAATGAATGATGTTCTGGGTGATTATTCATTGTCTTTGGAAGATGCTAATTGCACTTTGAAGTTTTTGCAATCATATTTGTCCTCTGGGCCAAGGGACAAAGCAATTAAAACAAGAGGCCAGCAATTCATACCTATTTACGATAGTCAAAAAAAGATAATCGGATATAGAAAAAGAACAATACATGTCAAGCCTTTATCTTCCCGAAGAAGTTCTAGAAGAACTGCAAAGGTAACTGCTCAGTCCGCAATGTCAGTTACAACAGTAAATCTCAATCGAAATTCTGACACAGAACTCCCACCGAAAATTGAACCGGAATTGGATGTCGGTGAAAGCGAGCTCATAGTTCCAGATACATCACCTGCCAATGAcgtttgtattaaaaatgaagaagataaataa